Proteins co-encoded in one Pleurodeles waltl isolate 20211129_DDA chromosome 1_2, aPleWal1.hap1.20221129, whole genome shotgun sequence genomic window:
- the LOC138299542 gene encoding processed variable antigen-like produces the protein MRKSCLEPRWKGPFQVILTTTTAVKCAGVPNWIHASHTKKVLCPTDEEVEALKLPVPDKTVPSAETEQNRTESGQAEAGEREILLENEESDSLGEDQGESSDSDEEATGDKEPEAAEGSKKPEAAEGDKEPEAAESDTEPDESNGEEGLEKGEKAGEPDQKRAFPETDDTEKEKENVIDSPEGGDKAQQNEKVQTSTEKVAGPSNGHGAKRRLSISPVKQRSGEGLNDGERPKVKEKRKEVSVVIPTSSEEKDLTKEESTSEAESKREAKLKRKRIPNRRYSGPEWAYAVNDDWTDEFVSLSIENEEEEEIPIEKKSFMDSVD, from the coding sequence atgagaaagtcgtgtctggaaccccgttggaaaggccctttccaagtgatcctgacgacaactaccgctgtgaagtgtgcgggggttcccaactggattcacgccagtcacacaaagaaggtgttgtgtcccacagatgaggaagttgaagcgctgaaattgccagtgcctgataaaacagtgccgagtgctgagacagaacaaaaccgaactgaaagcggacaggcagaagcaggagagagagagatattattggagaacgaagagtccgactcacttggggaagaccaaggagaaagttcagacagcgacgaagaagctacaggtgacaaagaacctgaagcagctgagggtagcaaaaagcctgaagcagctgaaggtgacaaagaacctgaagcagccgaaagtgatacagagcctgacgaaagtaacggtgaggaagggctcgaaaaaggtgaaaaagcaggagagcctgatcagaagagggctttcccagaaacagacgatacagaaaaagaaaaggagaacgtgatcgattcccctgaaggaggggacaaggctcagcagaacgaaaaagttcaaacctctacagaaaaggtcgcaggtccatcaaatggacatggtgcaaagaggagattaagtatatcaccagtaaaacaaaggtccggagaaggtttgaacgacggagaaagaccaaaagtaaaagagaaaagaaaagaagtgtctgtcgtgataccaacctcgagtgaagaaaaagacttgacaaaagaggaaagtaccagcgaggcagaatcgaaaagagaagcaaaattgaaaaggaaaaggataccgaacagaaggtattccggtccagaatgggcatatgcagtcaatgacgattggactgacgagtttgtatctctaagcatcgagaacgaagaagaggaagagataccaatagaaaagaaaagttttatggacagtgttgattga